The genomic segment TTCGTAACTTCTTCATGAGATATCTTCTTTTCTCGAAAGCTATTTAAGTAAAGTTTAATTGCCTTTAATTCTATGACCTTAGTATTTGGTTGATATTTAATTTTCAAAGTTGCAAAATCAGGATATCCCGAAAAAGGACACTTACAGGTAAATTCAGGGAAATCTATTGAAATCTCATAATCTCTATTAATATTTGGATTTGGGAAACAAATTAAACTCCCAGCCTCT from the Prochlorococcus marinus str. NATL2A genome contains:
- the queF gene encoding preQ(1) synthase translates to MYGEREIEAGSLICFPNPNINRDYEISIDFPEFTCKCPFSGYPDFATLKIKYQPNTKVIELKAIKLYLNSFREKKISHEEVTNKIIDDFVEVSDPKWMQLEADFNPRGNVHTIIRVCHGKRNNLELSL